A window from Herbaspirillum sp. meg3 encodes these proteins:
- the folD gene encoding bifunctional methylenetetrahydrofolate dehydrogenase/methenyltetrahydrofolate cyclohydrolase FolD, with protein MPAQLIDGNLLSQQLRADVAKRAAALTAKGKQPGLAVILVGDSPASQVYVRNKVKACEDNGLHSVLEKYDATLTEADLLARIDALNKDPKINGILVQLPLPAHIDANKVIEAIAADKDVDGFHISNAGLLMTGQPLFRPCTPYGVMKMLESINYPVRGANAVVVGASNIVGKPQAMLLLQAGATVTICNSKTRDLGHHTRQADILVVATGKRNIVTADMVKPGAVVIDVGMNRDDNGKLCGDVDFANAKEVAGYITPVPGGVGPMTITMLLVNTIEAAERT; from the coding sequence ATGCCAGCACAATTAATCGACGGTAACCTGCTCTCCCAACAACTGCGCGCCGACGTCGCCAAACGCGCAGCCGCCCTCACCGCCAAGGGCAAACAGCCCGGTCTGGCCGTGATCCTGGTTGGCGACAGCCCGGCGTCCCAGGTGTATGTGCGCAACAAGGTCAAGGCTTGCGAAGATAACGGCTTGCACTCGGTACTGGAAAAGTACGACGCCACGCTGACCGAAGCCGATCTGCTGGCGCGCATCGATGCGCTCAACAAGGATCCCAAGATCAACGGCATTCTGGTGCAATTGCCGCTGCCGGCGCATATCGACGCCAATAAAGTGATCGAGGCGATTGCCGCCGACAAGGACGTCGACGGTTTCCACATCAGCAACGCCGGTCTGCTGATGACCGGCCAGCCGCTGTTCCGCCCCTGCACGCCTTACGGCGTCATGAAAATGCTGGAATCCATCAATTATCCGGTGCGTGGCGCCAATGCGGTCGTAGTCGGCGCCTCCAACATTGTCGGCAAGCCACAGGCAATGTTGCTCTTGCAAGCCGGGGCAACCGTCACTATCTGTAACTCCAAGACCCGCGATCTGGGCCACCATACCCGCCAGGCAGATATTCTGGTGGTGGCCACCGGCAAACGCAACATCGTTACCGCCGACATGGTCAAACCCGGCGCTGTCGTCATCGATGTAGGCATGAACCGTGACGATAACGGCAAGTTGTGCGGCGATGTGGATTTTGCCAATGCCAAGGAAGTCGCAGGTTACATCACCCCCGTGCCCGGCGGCGTGGGGCCGATGACCATCACCATGTTGCTGGTCAATACTATTGAAGCTGCTGAAAGAACCTGA
- the gshA gene encoding glutamate--cysteine ligase has product MTDLLTRRLALFASPENRALLGQGLRGVERETLRVTPEGQLATTPHPAVLGSALTNEQITTDYSESLLEFITPAEHDIATALKRLDEIHRFVHANLNGELLWNESMPCVLPPEEDIPIAWYGTSHIGTLKHVYRRGLALRYGKTMQCIAGIHYNFSLNEGVWTLLRELDDREQSVEPSFSARDYQSESYIALIRNFRRYSWLLMYLFGASPALASNFLRGRPHKLETLSDDTLYLPYATSLRMSDLGYQSNAQANITPHYNNLHSYIKSLSQAVSQPYPAYEAIGTKRDGEWIQINTNILQIENEYYSAIRPKRVIYSGERPVQALAARGVQYVEVRCMDIDPFEPLGVSLQASRFLDVFLHFIAFEESSLTSDESGAESRCNFSKVVKEGRRPGLQLEQEGKSIGLQEWGFELLDRMQPIAALLDAQAGGEQHAQALQAQREKLRDVELTPSARVLREVRATGNSFARFALNLSRSQAEQFLARPLSAELTAEFNATAQTSIEQQQSIESTQIGDFDTFVAAYRASTLGNISV; this is encoded by the coding sequence ATGACCGATCTGCTGACCCGCCGCTTAGCCCTATTTGCCAGCCCGGAAAACCGTGCGCTGCTTGGACAAGGCTTGCGCGGCGTGGAGCGCGAAACCCTGCGTGTGACCCCGGAAGGACAGTTGGCGACCACGCCGCATCCGGCCGTACTGGGTTCTGCGCTGACCAACGAGCAGATCACGACCGACTATTCGGAATCTTTGCTGGAGTTCATCACACCGGCGGAACATGACATCGCCACAGCCCTGAAGCGACTCGATGAAATCCATCGTTTTGTGCACGCCAACCTGAACGGCGAGTTGCTGTGGAACGAGTCCATGCCCTGTGTGCTGCCGCCCGAGGAAGATATTCCCATCGCGTGGTACGGTACCTCGCACATCGGCACGCTGAAACACGTCTACCGCCGTGGTCTCGCCTTGCGTTACGGCAAGACCATGCAGTGCATCGCCGGCATTCATTACAACTTTTCGCTCAACGAAGGCGTCTGGACGCTGCTGCGCGAACTGGATGATCGTGAGCAAAGCGTGGAGCCGTCGTTTTCGGCGCGTGATTACCAATCAGAGAGCTACATTGCGCTGATCCGCAATTTCCGCCGCTACAGCTGGCTGCTGATGTATCTGTTCGGTGCATCGCCTGCGCTGGCGTCGAATTTCCTGCGCGGCCGTCCGCACAAGCTGGAGACGCTGAGCGACGACACGCTTTACCTGCCGTACGCCACCAGCCTGCGCATGAGCGATCTTGGCTATCAGAGCAACGCCCAGGCCAACATCACGCCGCACTACAATAATCTGCACAGCTATATAAAGAGCCTGTCGCAAGCCGTAAGCCAGCCCTATCCGGCATATGAGGCCATCGGTACCAAGCGCGACGGCGAGTGGATACAGATCAATACCAATATCCTGCAGATCGAAAACGAGTACTACTCGGCGATCCGCCCCAAGCGCGTGATCTATAGCGGCGAACGTCCGGTGCAGGCGCTGGCCGCACGCGGCGTGCAGTATGTTGAAGTGCGCTGCATGGATATCGATCCGTTCGAGCCGCTGGGCGTGAGCCTGCAGGCGTCGCGCTTCCTCGACGTGTTCCTGCATTTCATCGCGTTTGAAGAGAGTTCGCTGACGTCGGATGAAAGCGGTGCCGAAAGCCGCTGCAACTTCTCCAAGGTGGTCAAGGAAGGCCGTCGCCCGGGCTTGCAACTGGAACAAGAGGGCAAATCCATCGGCCTGCAGGAATGGGGATTCGAATTGCTGGACCGGATGCAGCCTATCGCCGCACTGCTGGATGCTCAGGCCGGTGGTGAACAGCATGCACAAGCGCTGCAGGCGCAGCGTGAAAAGCTGCGTGACGTCGAATTGACGCCATCAGCCCGCGTATTGAGAGAAGTACGTGCAACCGGCAATTCGTTCGCCAGATTCGCGCTAAACCTGAGCCGCAGCCAGGCCGAGCAATTCCTGGCGCGTCCGTTGAGTGCTGAACTGACGGCAGAATTCAATGCCACCGCGCAGACTTCCATCGAACAGCAGCAATCCATAGAGAGCACGCAAATCGGTGACTTCGACACCTTCGTGGCTGCCTACCGGGCCAGCACGCTGGGAAATATCAGCGTTTGA